The DNA segment ATATCTGCCTTTATCAAGTCTTCTTTGAAGTTATTTTCAAGTCTTTCAACTGGAATGTAAGATACTGCATGTATCAATGGTTCTTCTGTTCCCATTACAACAACCCTGTAGTTCACAGTATCCCCCTCATCTATATCGAGAAGTTCCGCTACATCCTTGTCAGCATCCTGAAATTTCTGAACCAGTGTTTCCAGGTGAACATGGCCCTTAATAACATCGAGTATTGCGGTTACAGATCCATCGGTTGTTAAAAGTATTTTCTGAGCGCTTGACAGTTTTCCAATACTCTTCTCAATGTCTTCAATTCCGTGAATAATATTTTGGTCCATTTTACCTCCTAGGATCACTAATTTCTCCTGAAATTGCTGATGATGCTACAACAGCAGAGTTTGCAAGGTAAACCTCAGAATTTGGGTCTCCCATTCTTCCAACAAAGTTTCTGTTGGTTGTTGATATACATACTTCACCTGAGGTTAAAACTCCCATGTGAGCTCCAAGACATGGTCCGCATCCAGGGTTACAGACTTCTGCACCAGATTTTATGAAGGTTTCTATCAGTCCTTCATTCAATGCCTGGAGGTACACCTCTGCAGAGGCAGGTATTACAATGAGTCTAACATCCTCATGAACCCTTGAACCTTCAAGAACTTGAGCTGCATCCCTCAGGTCTTCAAGACGTCCGTTTGTACATGACCCTATGAATGCTTGGTCAACACCAACACCTTCCACCTTTGAAACAGGTTTTACATTATCAACGTTATTGGGACATGCTATCTGGGGTTCCATATCACTAACATCAAAAATATATTCCTTCTCATATTGAGAATCATCATCGGAACGTATTACATCAAAGTTTTTAACGTTTCTCTTCATTAA comes from the Methanobacterium aggregans genome and includes:
- a CDS encoding chorismate--pyruvate lyase family protein, producing the protein MDQNIIHGIEDIEKSIGKLSSAQKILLTTDGSVTAILDVIKGHVHLETLVQKFQDADKDVAELLDIDEGDTVNYRVVVMGTEEPLIHAVSYIPVERLENNFKEDLIKADIPIGRILKNHKIESRREIKTIYAERTNKETQEIYGTDSPMLARTYNIIHNGEVLIWIKETFPYDLFRD